Below is a genomic region from Hippea sp. KM1.
TTCTTTATCCTTTCTGCCAAGCGTACCTGCTCATCTTCATCCTTCAATGCCAACAGCGCCCTGGCATGCCCTGCGCTGATCTGGGAGTTTTTTATCATCTCTATTACCCTTTCGGGGAGTTTTAAAAGTCTCAGCGTGTTGGCAATCGTTGTTCTATCCTTGCCTATCCTCCTCGAAAGCTCCTCTTGTGTATAGCCAAAGCTATCCATCAACCGCTTATAGGCCAAAGCCTCCTCAATCGGATTGAGATCCTTTCTCTGGATGTTCTCTATAAGGGCGATCTCTGCAGCCTCTTCATCGGATAGCTCTCTAACTATAGCCGGAATAGAGCTTAACCCCGCCATCTTGGCCGCCAAGAACCTGCGCTCACCGGCAACTATCTGGTATCTGCCCTCTATCTCTCTGACTATTATCGGCTGTATGACGCCCTTCTCTTTTATAGAGTCTGCAAGCTCCTTGAGTTTTTCCTGGTCAAACTCCTCCCTCGGCTGAAAAGGGCTCTTTTGGATTAGATCCAGCTCCAAAATAGAGATCCTATCCTCATCGTCTATGCTGACATCGCCAAATATAGCCTCAATTCCCCTTCCAAGTCCCGTCTTTTTAGGCATACCTCAAAACCTCTTTAGCCAAAGATAGATAGCTTTTGCTGCCTGGGCACTTTATATCGTATGTAATGGCAGATTTACCGAAGCTTGGAGCCTCAGACAGCCTCACATTCCTTGGAATAAGTGTCTTGAATATGTATTTGGGGAAATGCCTTTTGAGCTCCATCTCAACCTGTTTGGACAGATTATTCCTCTTATCGTGCATCGTAAGCAGTATACCCTCGATCCTTAACGACGGATTAAAGGTCTTTTTCACCAGGTTTATCGTATGCAAAAGCTGAGCAAGCCCCTCCATGGCAAAATACTCACACTGAACAGGCACCAACACAGAATTGGCAGCAACCAAAGCGTTTATCGTTAAAAAGCCCAAAGAAGGGGGGCAGTCTATCAGGATGTAATCAAAGTCCTTGATATCCCTGATCAACTCCTTAAGTATTCGCTCCTTGTTCTTCTTATGCGACAACTCCACCTCAGCGCCTATCAGCGATATGTTTGACGGCACTATAAAGAGATTCTCCATCTCGGTGGGCGTAATCAGCGATTTAAGTGTTCTCTTACCAATAAGTGCATGATAAACACATATATCCTTCTCAATACCCAAGCCACTTGTGGCATTGCCCTGGGGATCCATGTCTATTATCAAGACCTTCTTGCCAAAAACGGCCAGCGATGCGCCCAGATTAATAGCCGTTGTGGTTTTGCCCACCCCACCCTTCTGATTGGTAATAGCTATAGTTCTCATCTTCTCACCATCTCAAGATAGCCAAGCATTTTTTCACAAGCATCCCTTCTACACAACCCAAAAGCGTTCTCAGACATAGCCTTTAATCTGTCAGCCGTTAAAGATGATATAAAAGTGTGGAGCGTTTTTCCACTTAAATCTTCGTCCTTAATTATAATTGACGCTTTATTATCTAAAAAATACTTAGCGTTATGGTATTGGTGGTCATAGATCGCATAGGGATACGGAACCAGAATAGACCCCAAACCGGCGCAGGCGATCTCACTCAAGGTTGATGCCCCCGCCCTGCAGATAATAAAATCTATGTTGCTATAGAAGGATTCCATATCTTCTATAAAATCCACAACCCTCCAATCCTTGCCATTTTTACCATAAGCCTCTTTAACCCTTTTGTAATCCTCAATGCCCGTCTGGTGGATAACATCTATATCTATATCAAACTTGGATAGCTCAATCATGGCATTATTAATACTCCTTGAGCCCCTGCTGCCGCCTACAACACCTATCCTCAGCCTGCCTTCAAACGACCTTTCTATCCTCTTTGTTTTTATTCTTGTGGGGTTGCCCACCACTATAGAATTCATCAAAAACCGCTGCGTATAATCAAAATTCACAAACACCAAATCAACCAATCTGGACAATAGCCTGTTGGCCTTGCCGGGTATGGAGTTCTGCTCAAGTATTGCACTCCTTTTCTTCAAAACCACACAGGCCAGCATAACCGGCAGGCTCACATAGCCACCAAAACCCACGCAAAAATCAGGTTTGACCCTTTTTACTATACCTATCGAGCGAAGAAGGGCTCCTGCATTGGCAAAACTGTTTAACAGCTTTTCCTTCAAACCCTTGCCCATCATACCTTTGGATCTTAAAAGCACATATTCAAACGGGTATTTCTTTAAAACCCTATTCTCTATACCGTAAACAGACCCTATAATGATTGGATTATAGCCCCTTTTCTTCAAAAAATAGGCAAACTCCAAAGCTGCAAATAGATGGCCGCCCGTTCCGCCACCGGTTAAAACCACATTCTTCATTCTTCACCAACAATACTCTTGGTTCTCTGGCTATCAAAGACCTTTTCAACCCTATAGACCTTATCGGCTATCGATTTGGCCTCATCGCTATGGGTTATCATTATAACCTGATTCCTGTCTGCATAATCCCTAATCAGTCTGAGAACGGCCCTTAGGGTTTTGCCACTAACACCCGTTTCTATCTCATCCAAAAGCAAAGACTGGTGTGTGGATTTTATATCGGCAATCGCCCTTTTAAGCGCCAAGATAAAACGGGACCGCTCACCGCCGCTTGCCACCTTGTCTATCGGGGCAGGTTTTAGGTCTGGGTTTGCGCTAAAGGCTATAGAGACGCTATCAAACCCCTGCGAGGATAGCTTAACCCTATCAAAATCTATAGACACAACGGCCTTATCAAGCAAAAGCTCACCCAAATACTTTCCTATTAGCTGTTTCAGCCTCTTAGCCTCCTTTGCCCTTTCCCTGCTTAAAACCTCAGCACTGTTTAAAACCTGTCTTTCTATCTCATCCATCCTCTTTTGAGCAGTCTCAAGCTCATACAGAAGCTCCTCTTTCTCCCTCAACAGACCTCTAAGGCTTTCTGCCTGCCTTATAATCTCATTCAGCGGTTTTGAAAACTTCCTCTGCAGCTTTTCAAGCTCGAATAGCCTCGATTGAACCCTGTCTATATCCTCATCCTGATAGCTCCTCTGCAGGATCTCCTCAAGTTCATACCGTGCGACATTGAGCTTTTCTAAGGCTTCACTGAACAGATCAACAGATTCAATCTCAAAACCGTTGTTTCTTAGCTTTTCAAGCATATTAACGCTTCTGCTCAATATATCCACCACGCCATTGTCGGCTGCATAAACCCCATCTATGATGCTCGATACATAGTCTTTAGCCATGGATATGGCCTTTATCTGTCTGGAGAGGTTTAAAAGCTTTTCATACTCCCCCTCTTTGGGGTCAACCCTCTCTATGGCATCAAGCAGGACTTCAGGATGGAGCCTCTCTATTTCATCAATTCTATCCCTTATAGCCTTTATCTTTTCAGAAAAATCCACAAACTGCCTGAAATCCGATCTAAATGCCTCCTTGATTTTGCTATCAATCAGGCTATCAATGACCTCAAGCAGCGATTTTGATGAAAAGGCCTCAGCCCTGTAATCGTATGAAACAACGCCAATCAGGAGATCCTTAATCGTTGAGACCACCCTGGATGTTATAGGCTCATGATTTAAAAGCAGTCTGGATTTACCTCTCTTTATCGTTCTGGTGAGCAGGATCTCATCATCATCGATACCAAACACCTCCAATTGGGTCTTTTGAGCACTGTTCAACTTAAACAGCAGCTTAACCACAGCATTATCGCTAAAATTACCGATAAGACCTGTATCAACCCTGTTCG
It encodes:
- a CDS encoding ParB/RepB/Spo0J family partition protein; this translates as MPKKTGLGRGIEAIFGDVSIDDEDRISILELDLIQKSPFQPREEFDQEKLKELADSIKEKGVIQPIIVREIEGRYQIVAGERRFLAAKMAGLSSIPAIVRELSDEEAAEIALIENIQRKDLNPIEEALAYKRLMDSFGYTQEELSRRIGKDRTTIANTLRLLKLPERVIEMIKNSQISAGHARALLALKDEDEQVRLAERIKKEKLSVRDTEKAVYDSKQIEQLREIEERLKGAVGHSVKVRFKNNRYKVEFVLNDLNELDEFLRRVGG
- a CDS encoding ParA family protein, producing MRTIAITNQKGGVGKTTTAINLGASLAVFGKKVLIIDMDPQGNATSGLGIEKDICVYHALIGKRTLKSLITPTEMENLFIVPSNISLIGAEVELSHKKNKERILKELIRDIKDFDYILIDCPPSLGFLTINALVAANSVLVPVQCEYFAMEGLAQLLHTINLVKKTFNPSLRIEGILLTMHDKRNNLSKQVEMELKRHFPKYIFKTLIPRNVRLSEAPSFGKSAITYDIKCPGSKSYLSLAKEVLRYA
- the murG gene encoding undecaprenyldiphospho-muramoylpentapeptide beta-N-acetylglucosaminyltransferase, which translates into the protein MKNVVLTGGGTGGHLFAALEFAYFLKKRGYNPIIIGSVYGIENRVLKKYPFEYVLLRSKGMMGKGLKEKLLNSFANAGALLRSIGIVKRVKPDFCVGFGGYVSLPVMLACVVLKKRSAILEQNSIPGKANRLLSRLVDLVFVNFDYTQRFLMNSIVVGNPTRIKTKRIERSFEGRLRIGVVGGSRGSRSINNAMIELSKFDIDIDVIHQTGIEDYKRVKEAYGKNGKDWRVVDFIEDMESFYSNIDFIICRAGASTLSEIACAGLGSILVPYPYAIYDHQYHNAKYFLDNKASIIIKDEDLSGKTLHTFISSLTADRLKAMSENAFGLCRRDACEKMLGYLEMVRR
- a CDS encoding AAA family ATPase codes for the protein MLKSIEIENFLTIERCTIEPSEGLTAIVGESGSGKSLILKAIDSVFSNRVDTGLIGNFSDNAVVKLLFKLNSAQKTQLEVFGIDDDEILLTRTIKRGKSRLLLNHEPITSRVVSTIKDLLIGVVSYDYRAEAFSSKSLLEVIDSLIDSKIKEAFRSDFRQFVDFSEKIKAIRDRIDEIERLHPEVLLDAIERVDPKEGEYEKLLNLSRQIKAISMAKDYVSSIIDGVYAADNGVVDILSRSVNMLEKLRNNGFEIESVDLFSEALEKLNVARYELEEILQRSYQDEDIDRVQSRLFELEKLQRKFSKPLNEIIRQAESLRGLLREKEELLYELETAQKRMDEIERQVLNSAEVLSRERAKEAKRLKQLIGKYLGELLLDKAVVSIDFDRVKLSSQGFDSVSIAFSANPDLKPAPIDKVASGGERSRFILALKRAIADIKSTHQSLLLDEIETGVSGKTLRAVLRLIRDYADRNQVIMITHSDEAKSIADKVYRVEKVFDSQRTKSIVGEE